The Lycium barbarum isolate Lr01 chromosome 9, ASM1917538v2, whole genome shotgun sequence genome has a segment encoding these proteins:
- the LOC132611717 gene encoding uncharacterized protein LOC132611717 produces the protein MGSDERIGRVIILAEIKEFREYVQTLKEFFSTGKLLRSMNNVILTLIPKTSHAETVGEYRPIAYCNTVHKVISKVICNSLRSIIPDIIADNQSAFITGRSIVHNVLRCEDLVKLYNRKNATKSCLLKIDLKKAYDSVE, from the exons ATGGGCAGTGATGAGAGGATAGGAAGAGTTATAATACTCGCAGAGATAAAGGAGTTCAGGGAATATGTGCAGACCT TGAAGGAATTCTTCAGCACTGGAAAACTTCTTAGAAGTATGAATAATGTTATACTAACATTGATCCCAAAAACCAGTCATGCTGAAACAGTGGGAGAATACAGACCCATTGCCTATTGTAATACAGTACACAAGGTAATCTCTAAAGTCATATGCAATAGTCTAAGGTCCATAATTCCTGACATTATAGCTGACAATCAAAGTGCTTTTATTACTGGAAGATCAATTGTGCACAATGTTCTGAGATGTGAAGATCTTGTGAAATTATATAACAGGAAGAATGCCACTAAAAGTTGTCTTCTTAAGATAGATTTGAAAAAGGCTTATGACTCAGTGGAATAG